From the Triticum urartu cultivar G1812 chromosome 4, Tu2.1, whole genome shotgun sequence genome, the window tttcttcaaggactcagatttcttattcaagtatccttctattgatgggaagtctcttcattcttttcaatcaatgttcttacccgatggttctcatgaagatgctctactaggcaatattctccattttttttcttctccggtggaaccaagtcaagctttgttgatcataacCTTTTCCTCGTtccaaatgctttctcatgctggtgctcctcatattcattcatttctcgttattcaattgttccggagtgctgaagatatctcagaaggctcgtcttgtcattcaagatctgttcaacctatttcgaggttgttatctcattctagccatttaattcaaccggtgcaatctcagTTTCTAGCAGTCGTTCTATGGTGTAtctttcagtgggccctaacccacaggtcttttcccaggatcttacctgactcttcttattttaccggagctattctcaaatctttcaaagtttgacgtaacaATGAATCTTCATCAGTCAAGTGTGTTTCTCCAAGATCTCTCaatttcttttcatcgttggctcaacctcttcgcttttgattcttccggagtgtctaaataattcatggtggtgttctcgtcgtcattctcggattttgaagaccgaagaagaatttgTCTCTCAGTCTTGCtcttttctcttcaagattcgtgattctagctttatgccattctctcataatcattttcggttgtgagaattctttccacctatccggagcaattcaagagtcttttcagtttgattctccgaagcccatcatttcagaagacttattcattctcagctttcagctaccATTCCCCAAATCTCACCGGTGCATCATTTAATATTCTTTAATCAGCTCGgaatctcttcgttctcatggatctaaatcctcacaagcatcttcgtttaattgctaattcttcccggtgtttcttcatgttttaatcgttcttttttaattcttacggtggttcgttcaagagttttcTTCCTTTGTGTATCATATCTATGCATTCGTGCTTTCAAATTCTatcggtggatcgttgaagactttctcaagtttgcgccaTATCTCTCTAAATCCTTCTAACGgaaataagtagtgtgccaaatctaTTGGTTGccatcaattaaattggtgaaggataagtataatgtaattcttattcctgtttcatcgagtgaactcaattccttattccggagcctcatcaaaattcttggtttcaagtgctcgtctttctttcccggagttccaagctctaattatcacggggatccatctaaatcattacaaggtttcaccttgcgTTCCCAACTTCTCTTTATTTTTGTTATTCTTTTtggttaccggagttcttcatgaaggttctacatgatggttcattaAGAATTTatatttccttctcgaagtgttcatcgagattattttcagaggagctcaagcattcttcatctttcaacccggagtgcaattctttcacgcatatcttttgaggtggtgttatgtcattcttgataatttgagttcatgtttcgtgattcacatgttgttaagaatgaggtattttaaatccatcaatctcttcgttggagttatcttgtgtcatgtttcacctaaagccttccctaaggattgttactatctatggtgcttataaatgctCCAAGTTATTCATTAATCCTTCCGGTgagataagtttctcgtctccttgttcttatcaatccaattcttttttcCGTGAGTGAcggaatttcacctcataattttgagaggctttccataagcccactataagcttattcttttcgttgttgatttcccaacaCCTCATGCAATCTTTTCTTGCAAGGATGTTTTCTAAGTTCAATTGTGGAAGAAGTTgtctttttcttctccgttcttttgttccGACGATCTACCTTTGATTCCTTCTTCCGaaggcattgtgttgttgctctcttCGTTCCATCACCCCATTTTTGCCAAGATCATATTATTTTCATGCTTGACCATTTAACCGGTGTGTTGTGCCCTCTGATTTAGTTCTTCCCTTTTTATCAAGTTTTGACCCCCTTCTCAGTCGAAGTgatgtccaaattatatcattcttaatccttctctatcttgacttaaccggagtggtttcaatatatatcttgcccttcaacctcaaggtttttctcaatgttctttgtccctcttttctaacggagggGTTTTCAACTTcgtcatctccgttgtattcttttctcgaaatggtttaaccttttcaaggttcatggcttcactcgtttgtcgaagaagcaacttagttttacctcttctcttttctcttccgttttccctccggtgtcattcttgatctcgggacgagatcctctcgtagtggtggggtgttgtaatgccccgagaccgatgtgccaggtgtcctccgcttattcgctgttgttgccttgtcattgcttgcatgtcatgcattgcatatcatgtcatcatgtgcatttcatttgcatacatgttcgcctcagggagtacatcatttcatctcattgcatcattttcatttgatttcatcttggtgcccgaaatgctgttggaagagtgctatttgagttaattgtcagatctgctgcaccaaatagctatttgtcatttttgctatgattattgtgtgcatgatatgcccctaagctctacatgagttttgttatatgctttgccatctttccaaaggtgctatccatgtatttttgtgatgagtgtggtgactagcacaagcttgtaAAGTGgagcatttgttaatgctgatttcagggacttagcaattccactaagtccttggactgtttttatcaatatgtcatatgttcatgttgtttcctagtgatccgtgcctcttttgaggatgatcagtaaggatgttttgttaatcttgtagtgctctatccatccatgtctttgtttgcaattatgtagcaacctagcttgagtcaatcgagctctacttttgctatttcatgaatctgggcagattgtctacttgttcgcggttttgccgaggatgttgtagttgatccgtgcatgctatgttattgttcttgccatgtctagcttgtataatgtgtattcttgatgggtgtatgcttagattgtcatgacatgctctgtagtgagtgcatcgagctcgtaaacatgcctacttgatatctgttttgcatgttccagtttttcactaagtctgtgatctgtttatgtttttgccatgttcacatgcttgcaattgtattttctaatcccttttggctcaaggtcactaagggacttttgttaagctctttgagtagttccatgccatgctttactttgccatgttaaggccctgtagcatatagttgtcatgctccaaagtgtgctacctgatctgatattccagacaagtgttaatttcactaagtctgagatctgtttaccaattgcacttttgccatgcttgtttgaacctgttaatggatgatttggacgtagctcagtgctcgtcttttgttaagcatcatgagtggatccctgccatgtattttgttgccatgtttgggtgctgtagcatgtttgtcttgttgcatttagatggctacttgctgtatatcgcagaccggtgccatatttgatttccttgccatttccaaaccgtgtctccgattctggtgttctttatatcgaattcaaccgaaatcacctcacctttccagtggcacacttggatttccaatttgaggccaggttcattcattccttgtcaaatcttgcatatgcatcacatatcgcatcccgcatagcataccatgtttgcatcatgtgtttgagctttgcacgtggttgattgtgtccttttgcttgtttgtcttgtttgggtagagccgggaaacgagttcgctaacgaggagcccgttgagtttgctttcgaggatccagtcaactctgacaactttgcaggcaagatgatcataccctcgaaatcacttctatctttgctttgttagatgctcgctcttttgctatgcctatgctacgatgcctaccacttgcttatcatgcctcccaaattgccatgtcaaacctctaacccaccatgtcctagcgaaccgttgattggctatgttaccgctttgctcagccccttttatagcgttgctagttgcaggtgaagattggagatcgttccttgttggaacattatttacttgttgggatatcactatattatcttgttatcttaatgcatctatatacttggcaaagggtgaaaggctcggcctttttcctagtgttttgttccactcttgccgccctagtttccgtcatatcggtgttatgttcccggattttgcgttccttacgcggttgggctattatgggaaccccttgacagttcgccttgaataaaactcctccagcaatgcccaacattggttttaccatttgccacctagccttttcttttcccttggtagtcgcgctcctgagggtcatcattattttacccccccccccgggccagtgctcctctgagtgttggtccaaactagagtcctgtgcagcgccccctcggggaaactcgaggtttggttttagttgtatggagagctcatctgagtgtgccctgagaacgagatatgtgcagctcctatcgggatttgtcggcacattcgggcggtgttgctggtttagttttaccatggtcgaaatgtcttgtagaaccgggatgccgagtctgatcggaatgtctcgggagaaggtttatccttcgttgaccgtgagagcttgtgatgggctaagttgggacacccctacagggttatgaactttcgaaagccgtgcccgcggttatgggcagatgggaatttgttaacgtccggttgtagaaaacctgaagttgaccttaattaaaatacatcaaccgcgtgtgtaaccgtgatggtctctttccggcggagtccgggaagtgaacacggtgttggagttatgtttgacgtaggttgttctaggatcacttcttgatcatagtttctcgatcgtgctttgccttctcttctcgctctcatttgcgtatgttagccaccatatatgctagtcgcttgctgcagctccacctcatacctttaccttacccataagcttaaatagtgttgatcgcgagggtgcgagattgctgagtccccatggctcacagattacttccaaaaccagcttgcaggtgccgttgaaccgtgcagatgacgcaaccaatctcaaggaggagctcgatgaagatcttgtcctttgtgttgtttcgttctagttgatcagtagtggagcccagttggggtcgatcagggatctgtgtagcatttggggtagtctttcttttattttggttccgtagtcggaccttgattgtatctggttgatgtaatgctttattcatgtaattgtgtgaagtggcgattgtaagccaactatgtatcttttcccctattgtattacatgggttgtgtgaagattacctcatttgcgacattgctttcaatgcggttatgcctctaagtcgcgcttcgacacgtgggagatatagccgcatcgagggcgttacacctcccccctctttccttccccctctaaCATATATGGCAAGGGGGCGCGCGGCTAGGgaggagcccaagtaggattcggtcctacttggggcgcctcctagcctctcccctccccctcccacctatatatatgtgggagggggctccTAGCACATCCCagacaattgttagccgtgtgcggcgtccccctccaccatttacacccccggtcatattttcatTGTGCTTAGACGAAGCCATGTGGAGTTCActtcaccatcatcgtcaccacgccgtcgtgctgacgaaactcaccTACTAACtcgacgtcttgctggatcaagaaggccagggacgtcaccgagttgaacatgtgcagaacgcggaggtgtcgtgcgttcggtacttgatcggttgaagcgcgaagaagttcgactacatcaaccgcgttgtgaaacgcttccacttacggtctacgagggtacgtagacacacccccccccccctcgttgctatgcatctccatgaatagatcattgcgtgtgcgtagaaatttttattttccatgcaacgatccccaacaccCAATGTTACATTGTGGCTGACATGTTGGCTATTCTAATTGTGCGCACCAAGCAGGACAGCCAAATTGCAGTGGTAGTGCCACACCTTGTGGATGGTGGCCTCTTTATTCTACAATATGCCGATGACACAATTCTTTTTATGGAACATGACCTGGACAAGGCTCGAAACCTAAAACTCCTGTTGTCGGCGTTTGAGCAAATGTCAAGTCTTAAAATTAACTTCCATAAAAGTGAAGTGTTCTGCTTTGGAGAAGCCATTGAGGTGGCGGCCGATTATGCGGACTGCTTGGTTGCACACCTGGCCAATTATCGATCAAATATCTAGGAATACTGATTCATTATCGACGTCTCACCATTGCGGAGTGGAAGCATGTAGAGGAGCGGTTAGAGAAACAGTTGAGCAGTTGAAACGGCAAGTTGCTCTTAGTTGGAGGACGACTGGTTTTGATAAACCATGTCCTCACAAATATGGTTCTCTATATGATTTATttattccaactcccaaaaaggGTCTTGCAAAGATTGGACTATTTTTTGTCTACATTCTTTTGGCAAGAAGACGATGAAAAGGAAAAATATCGATTGACTAAATGGAGTGGTTTGTAGGTCGAAAGACCAAGGTGAACTTGGAATTCATGAGCTGCCGGTTAAGAATGAGGCCCTACTTAGTAAATTGTTGTTCAAACTTCTTACTGGGGATGGTATTTGGCAAACCATACTGCGCAACAAGTATCTAGGCCAAATGGCGGTGTCTCGGGCATATTGGAAACTTGGGGACTCGCACTTTTGGGCTGGCCTAATGGCGGCAAAGAAACAATTTTCTTGCTTTGGGTCTTTCGCGATAAAGGATGGGTCGGAGATTCATTTCTGTGAAGACATCTGGCTAGGCAATGCCAGTCTCCGAGAACAATATCCAGCCTTGTACAACATTGCTCGCGATAAGAACACTACTATTGCGTAGGTGCTCAGCTCATCCGTGTTGAATATTTCATTCAAGCGGGATTTGATTGGCACCCGACTTATGTCATGGCATAATCTCTTATCCTTTCTAGATCTGATTACCTGACACAAGGTCGTGATGTGTTTCGCTGGAAACTTACTACGTCGGGGCCTTTTATTGTAGACTCTATGTATCATGTGCTCACGCATTTTGAGGTACTGATAAGTAATAACAAAAAAATCTGGAAGGCGAAAATTTCACTAAAAGTTAAAATATTCATGTGGTATCTTCGTAGAGGTGCTGTGCTAACTAAAGACAACCTCGGACGACGTAACTGGCCAGGAGGTAAGAAGTGATGTTTTTGTACTCATGACGAGACAATCAAACACCTCTTTTTTCAATACAAGTTTGCGCATTTTACGTGGTCAGTCATCCAAATAGTCGAGTTTGCATCCGTCCATAAGTGTTGCCAATGTTTTCTACCATTAGTTGAACGGTATTTCAAATAGGTTCAAAACCCTAATAAGAATGGAAGAGTATGCCTTATCATTGGTTTTTCGTTGTATGTATTCACTTCATATGTGGTCTATGCTATAACGAGCGGTACTCCGACCGCTATTCAAGGTGATGTGTACGTGATTGAATGGGTGGCAGCCTAATCTCCTGATCGGTCTACCAACCGTTTCAACATAGGCATAATGCCGCCTATCAGCCTATAGGACTCTACTGTTGCCGAAttatctttttttttctttcaaaaaaacTGAGAACCTCCATGTCAAGCCTTATAGCGTGTGAAACCCATTGACTTCCACAGATAGAAATGGGAGGGAATTTAAGAAATTTTCTGCACAAGTTAGAGATCGTCTTGTCAAGTTTACACAAAATAATCATTATACAAGTCAATATCTGTGTCTTGAGATTACACAAAATGTTAGTCAGAACAACACAAAGTCAACCTTCGCGATCGAATTCACAATAGGGGTACCAACAGTCACGGCTGGCTGTAACTGGTGTACTTTTTTTTTCTTGCAGCCGACTAACGATTAAAACGGTGCATACCATACCATATCGGATAAACATTCACAATTGCTCCTGCATTCACGGAGATGATGATTACATATGAATAAAGGCGATCCTTGAATTTCCACGAGCCATCTCCAGTAATTTTCGCAACATTAACCAACCTAGTTTTTAGCATAGGCCTTGTGGTTCTCGTTCTGCAGGATACAAATCGCTCATGACTTGAGTCGACATGTTAAAAGTGAAACAGCAAATCAGAGAGAAAAAGGGAACACGTGCTAACATGAGATTTTAGTGGCGAGGATTCTCAACAGCTCCAGCCACTTGGTCTGATGGCTGATGAAAAAGTAAGAGTGCTATAGAACGATCAATTGGATTTGTCTGCGTCTCAATGCTCCTATGATCAACAAACCTACAAAACAGAAACATCAACATGGAAAGGAAACAGAGAACTCCAATGCAGTTTAATTAATGCTACTAAAGTGACCATTCTCAATCAAGATCGGATCATGTTCAATAATTACCAGCTATTACCGGTTAAGTTACTACTAAATCAGCTATACAACTGCAACAATCATCAAGAATAACTGTCTTCCCAATTGCTCATCATAAAATAAACAAGTTCTTTGATCTACAGACTATCTTCTTAACGAGTAAGATACTTTATTTGTTTTAGAGAAATAAGATTCAATATTTCAAACTGAGTTATAAGATAAGAGATTGTGCCAGAGATAAAATAGACACATTTCGACAAACATTAAACAAATGTTACTGGACAATGGCAAAGCCACAAATAAAAAATTCATGATTATACAAAGTATGGTCTTTTATGAGAATCCCAACGTACTTGCCCGAAGTTTCCATATTTTGTGTATCCTTTGCATCCCGGCTTTCTTCATGTCTATTGATCGCATTTGGGAAAACTGGTCGATTTTGCGCGCTTCTTGCCAGGCGGTACAAACCATCTCTAATGCACAGTTTGGTTTTCACATCCAACTGAAACAACAATAGGGGCAAAGAAGGTAAGCTCCAAAATATAACACACACTAATGAAGCAGGACACGGAAGCATTGCTTGTACCAATAGTATAGCATTGATTTATTCAGTTCAAGATTATGACCATTTAAGGGAATCAAAATGCCAAGAGGCAAGAATGTGGAAACATCACAGTGAAGAAGCTGCTACAAGTCCTATTACAAAAAAACAAGTTGCTTGTATGAAGAACTATGGCTGGAGGTAAAGGTATTTCAACTTGATGAACCATACATACAAAAGGAAGGCAGAAAATAAACCTGTACCTGACTAACTGCATCCTGAAGTTGTCGGAAGCTGCTTTCTTCAACTGAATTATCAGAAGAAAGAGACGACACAAAAGAGCCATCCACCACTACTGATGTACCCAGTGTATCCTTACTTCTTTTTCCAAAGCCCTTCTTTTCAACCTCATAGTTCTCACAAGGATATGAAGCTCTTCTAGTCAATGTTTGTTGACCAAGTTGTCCTTCATCATTTATGAGCTGTCCTGATTGCAAATTAGCCACTTGTTTTTGAACTGCACTCATACATCAAGTCTGATAATTAGACCAAAAGGCAGACAAACACGCTCATAACAAATACTCATACAAATATCCTGTGAAATTTCTTTTATATATATTACCCATCAAGTTCCTCTGTGCAAAAGATCCAGATGGACTGAACTGGCAGTTTCTATCTGAATAGCAATCAGAAGTAATGTTACTTGGTGAAGTTTTATCTGAGTGGTGCTTTTGCTTCAGTAAATTCTGGGAGGAGCTTAATTGAGATCCTGAAGGTACAGAAAACTTCCTGTCCTCCAACTGTTGCAAGGCATTTTCTGATGAATATCGCTCGCCAATCTGCAATATTGCCATGGCAGTAAACAAATAAAGATAAATTTTATAAATAGTTGGGGAAAAAGTGACATCTCAAATGGATACCACTTTACTCGAAAAAGATCATGCACTAATAGTAATAGATGATCTGTTCTCCTTACCACCTCCCAAACACATGTCGTATCAGAATAAATAATGCTAATGCAGTTACATACTGTGGTTGTCAATTCAACTATTACAGTGGCTTCTTGGAACAGCCCAGGGTTTACCACAAATTAGAAATTGGTTGTTCTTCTATTTTTGCATCATAAGCATTGCATCAGCATCATGTTGCATTTCATTAGGAATTTGGATATTTTTACTAGACCCCAAGACCCATTTTATTTTGCCATTTTTTAAAATGGTGAATAAATAAACCCTTCTCCCTTTTGGTGTTTTAGCCCAAGACTCACCTCCACACACTTTGCACATTATCTTTTTGTGATATTTGGGAGCTACTCAGATTATTTCACAATTTTCGCCTAAGCCTACCTATTACTCGTAGTTCAAAACCCATTTATTTAATAAATGGATTTATTTTATAAATAAATAgtaaatgaagtccaaatggatTGTATGTATTTTTCATGTGGCCTTGTTATAATCTAGAGAGGCCACATATAGATTTCATCCAATTCAGAGTTCGTGTGATGCCCCAAACATTTATTATACGGAAGCTATAGGGAGTAGGATTTTCTACAAGTGCTTGCCACAGAACTAGTTAAGGGTTTCAACGGTGCAAAAGTtctcaaaaattctgaaaaaaaataCTGAACCAACACACCTATAATATAACATGATCCAACAGAGGGATTAAAAAAATACGACTGTATGTGTCCTGGACAAAAAAACAAATAGTTTAATATATATTTATGTCGCAGTGAGCTGAAATGCTTATTATTTTTGCCAAGGATACATAGATGCATATTTTGACAATCCCTCCGTTGAATCATCTTATTACATTAGAGAGATGCTCCCATAtttatttcatattttttgaTAACTTTTAAACCGTTAAAAGTTTAGCGACCCTTAACTAGTTCTGTGGCAAGCTATGGTAGACACAGTTTTACCGAAGCTATAGTCCTTAATTAATAAAAAAAAACTAGATAAAATTGACATTGTTTGCAGTGGGCCGGCCCAATGGGCGCTCGTTAGAAGTAGCGCTCCTGTGATGAGCTTAACATGAGACGCAACGCAGCCGGCCCAGCAAGGCCCATCAGACCCCTTCTCCGTTTAACCAGCCCAAGCTGCCcaaggagacccccaaaccctaaccctaaccgcCACCGCCACCCCAGATCCAGCCACCACATCGAGATCCGTGCAGATCCGAATCCGACGGCCTAAGCCACCCAAAGGCCTGCAGCTCGCCGACACTCGAGCCCGTAGCCCCGTCCTTCGCAGCCAAGCCCCACCACAGCGCCGCCGCGGAGATCATTCACCACCACCGGCCCCGCCGCCAGATCCGAAAACCCGTCCTTCCGTCGTCGCGTGGCTCCTCTGCCCCTGGCGACCGCCAACCAGAAGGCCGCCACTCCGCCACCGAACCAAGCCATCTCTACCATCGGTCAACTCTCGTCGACCCCGCTGCTTCCGGCCGCCTCCTCGTCGTCCCCAACGACGGCAGCCCCCACCGGACCTCGCAACCCATTGTCAGAGTCCCACGACGTGCATCATGTTAATCACTTCTAAAATCATGTTTAGGGTGCAACcataataaacttttgcaatggATTTAGTTCGAAATGCTACATATGATGCTTCAAATCCATTTAATATGTGTAGGTAGACATAGTGGAATCCTTTACCATGCTTCATGATGCATTTGAGCCTTCTTAAGGCATTTGTTAAACAATACATATCTAAGGTATATGCGCTTTCGTTGTGTGAGTTGTATCTTGGTCGAAAGACCCTATTTGTATTCATTCAGTCAATTTGAATCTCCGGAGTTGTTTTACATATATGTTGTTGTTCCGGATTCTTTCATGACTTGTGTTGTGATACTTATTTTCCACCCGCATAGCGTGCATGTCGTCACGTGCATGTTGTGTAAGGTGACATCTTAGGATCAATTATGCAGATACTAAAGGAAGTGCTAGATCTGCATAGTGCTGGATCTCGAGGCGCTACAAGTTGCCACAAATGACAGGAAGGAACATGTACTTACATTAGAGCAGCAGAAAATAAATCAAATCGCAATCTTACAGAGTAACTGTATTTTTTTTTCTCGAAGACTGGAAACAGGAGAACTATGAAACAATTAGGAAAACTGAAATTCTACCTTGCAAAAATAGGGACATTGGAACTGAAAAAATGAATCATGTTCCCTAATTATTCCACTGAGAACACACCATTGACCAACATACCAACCAAGCAAACACACAATGTCCTTTTATTTAGACTAATAAAAAAAGGTCAAACTACCATAGTACCATATCAAGGCTACCATATCCGCACTGAAAGCATGAATCACTATCTTAATTACTCTATTGAAAACATATCCTTCATAGAATAACACACCCACTGTAATTTTTAATATTATTAGACAGATTAAAGAGGTAAAATTACCATATCAAGGTTTCCATCTCCATTGCATATCTGGTCAGTGGACAACAATTCCATTGCACCCCCCTGGTAAGCCTGTGGTACATACAAAAATATTAATAAAAAAAGGCTTGAATGGCAACCAGATAAACCAATTGTAGAAGAAAGGATAATCAGTTTACTTGCCTGTTCTCCATATACATCAACATTCTTTTGCTCATTGAATGGATAATTGTCATTGAATTGCTCGTCTGCTGTTGGTAGGGATTTATCTTGTGCACAAGGGAATGCTGACAGGTCATCCAGCATACCATAGTCTGAATAAGAAGAGTCAAAACCTGCCTGCAGAGCAACATCGGAAGAGTAAATGGCATCTGAAGAAGGAATCCATGAcagctcatcagtgttctccagtTGTTGTTCACCATATGTGGAATCACACCCCCTTAGACGGAGAAAAACAATTAGCCAAACAGGACCAGAGTCTGTTTCACTATTTTTATGTAAGATCTTACACAGTCAGCAAGTGAAACATTCAAAGTACCTGAATAGTGTATCAACATCCTCAAAATTATCAATGCTAGGCCAATCAATGAAGTTTAGATCATTATCTCCATAATTGAGATCACTTTGCGGAACACTGTGATTGTTGAGAACAGCTGAGCCATTACTCAGTGCAAACTGGCAATTGTTCCAGTTTTCTGTTTGGTATCTTGTTCCAGATGTAGTATCATCTCTGCTCAAGGGAAAAGCACTTGATTCAATTTTGCAGTCTCTTACATGGTCGGAAGCTACCACACAGGTAGAGTAGATGTGGTCTGAATTAAGTTTCCGCGAATCTGAATTAGTTGCTGTAGACACGACACCCTGCGGGTTCTCTTCAGTGGTAATCCCATGCTTCAGTTTCTTATTTGAGATATTCAAAGGCCCTGCTCCATCTTCTTGCAAGTTGCTATTACCCCGAGCAAATTCATCCTTGAATTTACCTTCAAACTGTAAAAACACTACATGCTTAGTCACAGGTGAACAGCAGGGGAATCTAATTACTTTTATTGAGTATTAAGGGAAATAGCTGAACATGAAACAACTCTATTGCTCGGAGAGAATCAATGTGATTTGAATTACTGAATAGAC encodes:
- the LOC125551376 gene encoding LOW QUALITY PROTEIN: protein LNK1-like (The sequence of the model RefSeq protein was modified relative to this genomic sequence to represent the inferred CDS: inserted 1 base in 1 codon); protein product: MPDWKAGEFEGKFKDEFARGNSNLQEDGAGPLNISNKKLKHGITTEENPQGVVSTATNSDSRKLNSDHIYSTCVVASDHVRDCKIESSAFPLSRDDTTSGTRYQTENWNNCQFALSNGSAVLNNHSVPQSDLNYGDNDLNFIDWPSIDNFEDVDTLFRGCDSTYGEQQLENTDELSWIPSSDAIYSSDVALQAGFDSSYSDYGMLDDLSAFPCAQDKSLPTADEQFNDNYPFNEQKNVDVYGEQAYQGGAMELLSTDQICNGDGNLDMIGERYSSENALQQLEDRKFSVPSGSQLSSSQNLLKQKHHSDKTSPSNITSDCYSDRNCQFSPSGSFAQRNLMVQKQVANLQSGQLINDEGQLGQQTLTRRASYPCENYEVEKKGFGKRSKDTLGTSVVVDGSFVSSLSSDNSVEESSFRQLQDAVSQLDVKTKLCIRDGLYRLARSAQNRPVFPNAINRHEESRDAKDTQNMETSGKFVDHRSIETQTNPIDRSIALLLFHQPSDQVAGAVXESSPLKSHNENHKAYAKN